The following are encoded in a window of Onthophagus taurus isolate NC chromosome 3, IU_Otau_3.0, whole genome shotgun sequence genomic DNA:
- the LOC111416304 gene encoding toll-like receptor Tollo: MTGPTSVMCAILFGTVFGVLSASLSKALRYEAPDDCKSYVEGREAPDAVALVCRVRTINSELDKTNFSIIQSQHTVRLRLECDDLFYQSSLAAGSFANLVELRDLSIEYCKIGNLSEGAFRGLKQLRNLTVKTHNIDWSAMTLKVSSNIFTDELRMLERLDLGENNIWSLPEGIFCPLYSLEFLNLTHNRIREVSSFKFTQHTSEKCGGSIKIIDLSKNKIDNLPSGQLSGLSTLQKLYLQENGLSYVADRALEGLSALKILKLSNNRLVSLPPELFSDTRDIHELYLKNNSINVLAPGLFNELTQLQVLDISQNELTSDWINTPTFAGLVRLVVLDLAFNRIQKLEASVFRELYSLQILQLNDNYIDSIPDNTFADLYNVHTLNMSNNRLTQIKSDTFNGLFVLSFLDLENNKITSIDPEALRNSSDLKTLLLNKNQLLTVPEAISKVPKLIHLDLGKNHINTLTTTTFEEMKYLTGLRLTDNYITNITKGIFDKLPNLKALNLAANKIHTIEIGSFDANQNLETVRLDTNYLKDFRDLFSKLPNLIGLNVSDNQLTWFDYAHIPTSLKLLDIQANYIHEFGNYFDIDSSLSLIYFDASSNLLKEITGSAIPDSVQTLILNNNKITKVQSYTFFKKPNLTKVEFAGNQITSLDQNSLRITAVPPEKDLPEFRIDNNPYQCDCSMEWLQKVNAGNRARTQPKLVNMENIYCQLMYNRGRSYLPLLEVAPYQFLCTYETHCFSLCHCCDFDACDCEMICPYNCTCYHDQLWSANVVDCSSRGYVERLPDQIPMDATQLYLDGNDLRSLNSHALIGRKKLKILYLNDSNIETIQNRTFNGLRELEILRLDRNKLNELKGYEFEGLDGLKEIYLQRNRIATILNTTFTHLKLLKVLNLDHNRIVEFSVWSLPISLLEITLSSNPWSCDCEYTEKLREWMIRGDAVLDLNQVRCLYNTTDIDFYSESTFSDNSELGFYVYKNDSVCTGAANIDNSVNGNLTATKTILKQQVMDYMPLLVITLVIFAVVVSLILFLFIFRQELRVWFHSKFGVRLFQHSTDLERDDRDKLFDAFISYSSKDEAWVAEVLAPALEPNYKLCLHYRDFPVGAFLADTIVQAVESSRRTIMILSENFIKSEWCRFEFKSAHHQVLRDRRRRLIVVLLGEVPQKDLDPDIRLYLKTNVYLQWGEKLFWEKLRYALPDIQRRRGSSRGPHVHHHVHRHPTTPRAQGGGNTTGNANPQRTVAIHI, encoded by the coding sequence ATGACGGGCCCCACATCGGTGATGTGCGCGATCCTTTTCGGGACCGTGTTCGGTGTGTTATCGGCGTCTCTGAGTAAAGCGTTAAGGTATGAGGCCCCCGATGATTGTAAAAGTTACGTGGAGGGTCGCGAAGCACCCGACGCCGTCGCGCTTGTCTGTCGTGTTCGAACCATCAACAGTGAACTAGACAAGACCAACTTTAGTATAATACAATCGCAGCATACTGTGAGGTTAAGACTTGAATGCGACGACCTCTTCTACCAAAGCTCTTTGGCCGCGGGGAGTTTTGCGAACCTCGTCGAACTTCGCGACCTTTCCATAGAATACTGCAAGATCGGAAATCTCTCCGAAGGCGCCTTCCGGGGTCTGAAACAACTCCGGAACCTAACCGTTAAAACCCATAACATCGATTGGTCGGCGATGACCCTAAAAGTTTCGTCGAATATTTTTACCGATGAACTTCGAATGTTGGAACGCCTCGATcttggagaaaataatatttggagTCTTCCCGAAGGAATTTTTTGTCCTTTGTATTCCTTGGAATTCCTCAATCTCACTCATAACCGTATCCGTGAAGTTTCCTCATTCAAATTCACCCAACACACCTCAGAAAAATGTGGTGGATCCATTAAGATCATCGACCtctccaaaaataaaattgataatctTCCATCCGGTCAACTTTCCGGATTATCAAcgctacaaaaattgtacctCCAAGAAAATGGGTTATCCTACGTAGCCGATCGTGCCTTAGAAGGTCTCTCGGCCTTAAAAATTCTCAAACTCTCCAATAATCGCTTAGTTTCACTCCCGCCAGAATTATTTTCTGACACGCGGGATATTCAcgaattatatctcaaaaataattCCATCAACGTCCTCGCCCCCGGACTTTTCAACGAACTCACTCAACTTCAAGTGTTGGACATCTCGCAAAATGAACTCACATCCGATTGGATCAACACGCCAACATTCGCGGGTTTAGTGCGTTTAGTGGTTTTAGATTTAGCGTTTAATCGAATTCAAAAACTCGAAGCCTCAGTGTTCCGCGAATTATACAGCTTACAAATCCTCCAACTCAACGATAATTACATCGACAGCATTCCAGATAATACATTCGCAGACTTATACAACGTTCATACACTCAACATGTCCAATAACCGGCTCACCCAAATTAAAAGTGACACATTTAACGGACTCTTTGTTCTATCGTTTTTGGatttggaaaataataaaatcacgTCGATCGATCCCGAAGCTCTGCGTAACTCAAGCGATTTAAAAACGTtacttttgaataaaaatcaaCTTCTTACCGTCCCCGAGGCGATTTCGAAAGTTcccaaattaattcatttggATTTAGGAAAGAATCATATTAACACGTTAACGACGACGACTTTCGAggaaatgaaatatttaaccGGATTAAGGCTGACTGATAACTATATTACGAACATTACAAAAGGAATTTTTGATAAACTGCCGAATTTAAAAGCTTTAAATTTAGCTGCTAATAAAATTCACACGATTGAAATAGGTTCCTTTGACGCTAATCAAAATTTAGAAACGGTTCGTTTAGATacgaattatttaaaagatttccGCGACTTATTCTCGAAATTACCCAACTTAATCGGTTTAAATGTTTCCGATAACCAATTAACATGGTTTGATTACGCTCATATTCCAACGAGCTTAAAATTACTTGATATTCAAGCGAATTACATCCACGAGTTTGGGAATTATTTCGATATTGATTCTTCGTTGTCGTTGATTTATTTCGATGCGAGTTCGAATTTGTTGAAAGAAATAACAGGAAGTGCTATTCCGGATAGTGTACAAACattgattttgaataataacaaaattactAAAGTTCAGTCTTACACGTTTTTCAAAAAGCCGAATTTAACTAAAGTAGAATTCGCAGGAAATCAAATTACAAGCCTCGATCAAAATTCTTTAAGAATAACCGCGGTTCCGCCGGAAAAGGATCTCCCGGAATTTCGAATCGACAATAATCCTTATCAATGCGATTGTTCGATGGAATGGTTACAAAAAGTTAATGCAGGAAATCGAGCTCGAACTCAACCGAAATTGGTAAATATGGAAAACATTTATTGTCAACTCATGTATAATCGTGGGAGGTCTTATTTACCGCTGTTAGAAGTCGCACCTTACCAGTTTTTGTGTACCTATGAAACTCATTGTTTCTCTTTGTGTCACTGCTGCGACTTCGACGCTTGCGATTGCGAAATGATATGCCCGTATAACTGCACCTGTTACCACGACCAATTGTGGTCCGCAAACGTAGTCGATTGCTCCTCAAGGGGTTACGTGGAAAGATTACCAGACCAAATTCCCATGGACGCTACGCAATTATACTTGGACGGAAACGATTTAAGATCTTTGAATAGCCACGCTTTAAtcggaagaaaaaaattgaaaatcctttACTTGAACGATTCGAATATCGAAACAATCCAAAATAGGACTTTTAATGGGCTACGAGAATTAGAAATCTTACGATTAGatcgaaataaattaaacgaacTAAAAGGATACGAATTTGAAGGTTTAGATGGattgaaagaaatttatctTCAACGTAATCGAATCGCAACAATCTTAAACACAACGTTTACgcatttaaaactattaaaagtTCTCAATTTAGATCATAATAGGATTGTTGAATTTAGCGTATGGAGTTTGCCTATTAGTTTATTAGAAATTACATTGTCGTCAAATCCTTGGAGTTGTGATTGCGAATACACGGAAAAATTAAGGGAATGGATGATTCGTGGGGATGCTGTCTTGGATTTAAATCAAGTTCGATGCTTGTATAACACAACAGACATTGATTTTTATAGTGAATCGACGTTTTCGGATAATTCGGAGCTTGGTTTTTACGTGTACAAGAACGATTCGGTTTGTACCGGTGCCGCGAATATCGATAATAGTGTTAACGGTAATTTAACCGCgacaaaaacgattttaaaacaacaagTTATGGATTATATGCCACTTTTGGTTATAACTTTAGTAATTTTCGCCGTAgttgttagtttaattttgtTCCTGTTTATTTTCCGTCAAGAATTGCGCGTGTGGTTCCATTCGAAATTCGGTGTGAGATTATTTCAACATTCCACGGATTTGGAAAGAGACGATCGCGATAAACTTTTCGATGCGTTTATTAGTTACAGTTCTAAAGATGAAGCTTGGGTCGCGGAGGTGTTAGCCCCGGCTTTGGAGCCGAATTATAAACTTTGTTTGCACTACAGGGACTTTCCGGTCGGTGCTTTTTTGGCGGATACAATAGTGCAAGCTGTCGAGTCATCACGAAGAACGATAATGATTCTTTCcgaaaactttattaaatctgAATGGTGtcgttttgaatttaaatcgGCTCATCATCAAGTGTTGCGCGATCGACGTCGAAGGTTAATAGTGGTTCTTTTGGGGGAGGTTCcacaaaaagatttagatcCCGATATAAGACTCTACTTAAAAACAAACGTGTATTTACAATGGGGTGAGAAACTGTTCTGGGAAAAATTGCGATACGCACTACCCGATATACAAAGGAGGAGGGGCTCGTCGAGGGGTCCTCACGTGCATCATCACGTTCATAGGCATCCAACAACACCGAGGGCTCAAGGAGGTGGTAACACAACCGGTAACGCAAATCCGCAGAGAACGGTCGCTATCCATATATGA